One Triplophysa rosa linkage group LG21, Trosa_1v2, whole genome shotgun sequence DNA segment encodes these proteins:
- the tut4 gene encoding terminal uridylyltransferase 4 isoform X1 → MEDPKSPVKVVKPSRSNRGSGSSSKPQKDNTKSPRQSKDAVLRVKEEFQGGHSGGRANTGSTQEQGRGKARRLTGRTNSGERGKGKTQQSDARQQTPESKIPGRNSGPSKDVGATPLPSTPEEHSTQKNIVMARDKMPGVEAGRQRGGSVAEVTEVGDLTSDQQLGLKQAEDRLQRDYIHRLLKQSPEYPNFQYLCKLCSVHVENIQGAYKHIKEKRHRKNIMEKQEENELRALPPPSPAQMKALDSVVLEVAKVHGISEEDFQQRHAVALRMEDIICKPLTTCSLRLYGSCLTRFAFKTSDINIDVSYPSTMTQPDVLIQVLEILKNSEEFTEVESDFHAKVPVVFCRDVTSGLMCKVSAGNDVACLTTNHLAALATLEPRLVPLALAFRYWANLCHIDCQTEGGIPSYSLSLMVIFFLQQRENPILPVYLGSWIEGFDVKRVDEYHLTGMESTLFVGWEHRPAPPSEGRGENRGKSGPKSSAVKTEKKGDRATGKARLTLEEVESVSLGQLWLELLRFYTLEFALEEHIISIRLKELLPRELKNWPRRRLAIEDPFALKRNVARSLNSQMVFEYIQERFRTAYKYFACPQSRNGPNGSRGYLRKKSRRRARARRHARDGTSRDLKNAGEAEDEESSDDEEEDEDETLRAGFRKLLASAVQTDAGLPDEAASRELSSTIMSSSAQNGLMMMDSDEEEEEEKEQQLQVESVAPEDMHYIFDRMIFTGGKPPTVVCSICKRDGHLKDECPEDFKKIELKPLPPMSERFRDILDGLCLLCYRELSPSIGEQQKREQILASLERFIRKEYNDKAQLCLFGSSKNGFGFRDSDLDICMTLEGHDTAEKLNGKEIIEGLAKILKKHTGLRNILPITTAKVPIVKFEHRQSGLEGDISLYNTLAQHNTRMLATYAAIDPRVQFLGYTMKVFAKRCDIGDASRGSLSSYAYILMVLYYLQQRQPPVIPVLQEIFDGNSAPERMVDGWNAYFFDDLVEMRRRLPELHQNKESVGELWLGLLRFYTEEFDFKENVISIRQHKRLTTFEKQWTSKCIAIEDPFDLNHNLGAGVSRKMTNFIMKAFINGRKLFGTPFYPHPGTEVDYFFDSQVLTDGELAPNDRCCRICGKIGHYMKDCPKRRRMKKKENERDEDAREEDREPRERRCFQCGDMGHVRRDCPDYKHLRQRAAVPHMVQTMASSQSIPIPQGAPGQDRVGRNRQPSECSDTRQTPPYSPQPSPYSQGSVSPQNSKNSPSSSTSAGHPKPSQSKKVQPHVFSFAHPHPDQFRPGLSALGLLPSHPSQPPLIPGPWPVHGPIIQGSGASSSKPVQHASSPGMKFAVRGGGGTGGGNLNDPSIIFAQPSAGRVTGGVGGPGRDRGHHWQNHHLNPGPLVGNGTVGNKTDPNFSSQYGAVNQGSRSWEAGNGAQYSLSPSYMPYHVPPYLQPPNKPFISQGTSKETGGRCKRSVVANQHYPLIQHNRHGNMNYIQQKK, encoded by the exons ATGGAGGACCCCAAGAGCCCCGTGAAGGTGGTCAAACCATCCCGTTCAAACCGGGGCAGTGGTTCTTCCTCCAAACCACAGAAGGACAATACAAAATCCCCCCGCCAAAGTAAAGATGCTGTCCTCCGAGTGAAAGAGGAGTTTCAGGGCGGCCATAGCGGTGGCAGGGCCAACACTGGCAGCACTCAGGAACAGGGGAGGGGCAAAGCCCGCAGGCTCACGGGCAGAACCAATTCTGGGGAGAGGGGGAAGGGGAAGACCCAGCAGAGCGATGCCCGTCAGCAAACCCCGGAGAGCAAAATTCCAGGCCGAAACAGTGGACCGAGTAAAGACGTAGGAGCAACACCACTGCCCAGCACACCGGAGGAGCACTCAACGCAGAAGAACATCGTCATGGCTAGAGACAAGATGCCTG GTGTGGAGGCAGGTAGACAAAGGGGCGGGTCTGTAGCAGAGGTCACAGAGGTGGGAGATCTGACCTCTGACCAGCAGCTGGGACTCAAACAGGCTGAGGACAGACTTCAGAGAGACTACATTCACCGACTGCTCAAG CAATCTCCAGAGTACCCAAATTTCCAGTATCTATGCAAACTGTGTTCAGTCCACGTGGAGAACATCCAGGGTGCATACAAGCATATTAAAGAGAAACGACACAGGAAGAACATTATG GAGAAACAGGAGGAGAATGAGTTACGGGCGCTTCCTCCTCCCTCTCCCGCCCAGATGAAGGCGCTAGACTCCGTCGTGCTGGAGGTGGCAAAGGTGCACGGCATCTCAGAGGAAGACTTCCAGCAGAGGCATGCCGTGGCGCTCCGCATGGAGGACATTATATGTAAACCACTCACCA CGTGTTCTCTTCGCCTGTACGGCTCCTGCCTCACGCGCTTCGCCTTCAAAACCAGTGACATCAACATCGATGTGTCTTATCCCTCCACT ATGACTCAGCCTGATGTGTTGATCCAGGTGCTGGAGATCTTAAAGAACAGCG AGGAGTTTACAGAGGTGGAGTCTGATTTTCATGCCAAAGTCCCTGTCGTCTTCTGCAGAGATGTGACGAG TGGGTTAATGTGCAAAGTGAGCGCAGGCAATGATGTCGCATGCCTTACCACCAATCATCTCGCAGCATTGGCTACACTGGAGCCGAGACTGGTGCCTCTAGCGCTGGCGTTCCGTTACTGGGCCAAC ctGTGTCACATTGACTGTCAGACGGAAGGTGGAATACCATCATACTCCCTGTCTCTGATGGTCATCTTCTTCCTGCAGCAGAGAGAAAATCCCATCCTGCCTGTTTATCTGGGGTCTTGG ATCGAGGGCTTCGATGTAAAGCGTGTGGATGAATATCACCTGACAGGGATGGAATCGACTCTGTTTGTGGGATGGGAACACAGACCCGCTCCTCCATCTGAGGGCCGCGGGGAGAACAGAGGCAAATCGGGTCCCAAGAGCTCCGCGGTTAAGACCGAAAAGAAGGGAGACCGCGCGACGGGCAAG GCTCGTCTGACACTGGAAGAAGTCGAAAGTGTGTCTTTGGGTCAGCTGTGGTTGGAGCTCCTGCGTTTCTACACGTTGGAGTTTGCGCTGGAAGAACACATCATCAGCATCCGTCTGAAAGAGCTGTTGCCACGGGAACTGAAGAACTGGCCACGCCGCAGGCTCGCCATCGAGG ACCCGTTTGCGTTGAAGAGGAACGTGGCTCGTAGTCTGAACAGTCAGATGGTGTTCGAGTATATACAGGAGCGTTTCCGCACAGCGTACAAGTACTTCGCCTGCCCTCAGAGCCGGAACGGTCCGAACGGCAGCCGCGGCTACCTGAGGAAAAAATCCAGACGCAGAGCCAGGGCTCGTCGGCACGCTCGCGACGGCACCAGCCGGGATCTAAAGAATGCTGGAGAAGCGGAGGATGAGGAAAGCAgtgatgatgaggaggaggatgaagatGAGACTCTAAGGGCAGGTTTTAGGAAGCTGCTGGCGAGTGCTGTTCAGACGGACGCTGGGCTGCCAGATGAAGCGGCTTCTCGAGAGCTCTCGTCCACTATCATGTCCTCTTCGGCACAGAACGGCCTGATGATGATGGACAgtgatgaggaggaggaggaggagaaagaGCAACAGCTGCAGGTTGAGAGTGTTGCTCCGGAGGACATGCATTACATCTTTGACAGGATGATCTTCACCGGGGGGAAG CCTCCGACAGTCGTGTGCAGCATCTGCAAGAGAGACGGCCACCTGAAGGACGAGTGTCCTGAAGACTTCAAGAAGATCGAGCTGAAGCCCCTGCCGCCCATGAGCGAGCGTTTCAGAGACATCCTGGACGGCCTCTGTCTGCTCTGTTACC GTGAGCTGTCACCGTCTATCGGGGAGCAGCAGAAAAGAGAACAGATCCTGGCCAGTCTGGAGCGCTTCATTAGAAAAGAGTACAACG ATAAGGCCCAGCTCTGTCTGTTCGGCTCTTCGAAGAATGGCTTCGGCTTCCGCGACAGTGATCTGGATATCTGTATGACGCTGGAGGGTCATGACACAGCAGAG aaactgaacGGTAAGGAGATCATCGAAGGTTTGGCGAAGATTTTGAAGAAGCACACAG GTCTGAGGAACATCTTGCCCATCACAACTGCTAAAGTGCCTATAGTGAAGTTTGAGCACCGGCAGAGCGGACTGGAGGGGGACATCAGCCTCTACAACACACTG GCCCAACACAACACACGGATGCTGGCCACATATGCGGCTATAGACCCTCGTGTGCAGTTTCTGGGTTACACTATGAAAGTATTTGCAAAG CGCTGTGACATCGGCGACGCCTCCAGAGGAAGTCTCTCGTCCTACGCTTACATCCTCATGGTGCTTTACTACCTCCAGCAGAGGCAGCCGCCGGTCATACCCGTGCTACAGGAG ATCTTTGACGGGAACTCTGCACCTGAGAGGATGGTCGACGGCTGGAACGCCTACTTCTTCGATGACCTCGTTGAGATG CGACGGCGTCTCCCGGAGCTTCATCAGAACAAGGAGTCGGTTGGAGAGCTTTGGCTCGGCCTGCTGCGTTTCTACACGGAAGAGTTTGATTTTAAAGAGAACGTCATCTCCATCCGCCAACACAAGCGCCTCACCACCTTCGAGAAGCAGTGGACGTCCAAATGCATCGCAATCGAAG ATCCCTTTGACTTGAACCACAACCTTGGTGCAGGCGTCTCTCGCAAAA TGACCAACTTCATCATGAAAGCCTTTATCAATGGCAGAAAGCTCTTCGGCACCCCGTTTTACCCTCATCCCGGAACAGAAGTT gATTACTTCTTCGACTCTCAGGTGTTGACAGATGGTGAGTTGGCGCCGAATGACCGCTGCTGTCGGATCTGCGGAAAGATCGGTCACTATATGAAAGATTGCCCGAAAAGGCGCAG AATGAAGAAAAAGGAGAATGAAAGAGATGAGGATGCGCGTGAGGAGGACAGGGAACCCAGAGAGAGACGCTGTTTTCAGTGTGGTGACATGGGTCACGTGAGGAGAGACTGTCCGGATTATAAACACCTGCGTCAGAGGGCGGCAG TACCTCATATGGTTCAGACAATGGCGTCTTCTCAGTCCATCCCCATCCCTCAAGGTGCACCAGGCCAGGATCGAGTCGGTCGGAACAGACAGCCCTCTGAATGT TCTGATACACGTCAGACTCCTCCATACTCCCCCCAACCCTCTCCGTACAGCCAAGGGTCCGTCTCGCCCCAGAACAGCAAGAACTCCCCGTCCTCTTCTACCTCCGCTGGACACCCCAAACCATCCCAATCGAAGAAGGTCCAACCTCACGTATTCAGCTTTGCGCACCCTCACCCGGACCAGTTCCGCCCCGGACTATCTGCACTGGGTCTGCTGCCCTCCCACCCCTCACAGCCACCCCTGATCCCAGGTCCCTGGCCCGTCCACGGTCCTATCATTCAGGGCTCAGGGGCGTCGTCCTCCAAACCTGTCCAGCACGCTTCCTCGCCCGGCATGAAGTTTGCCGTGCGGGGTGGGGGTGGGACCGGAGGTGGGAACCTAAACGACCCCAGCATCATTTTTGCCCAGCCCTCGGCGGGACGGGTGACTGGGGGGGTTGGCGGTCCGGGAAGAGATAGGGGTCACCACTGGCAAAATCACCATCTCAATCCAGGGCCACTAGTGGGAAATGGCACAGTGGGAAATAAGACAG ATCCTAATTTCTCATCTCAATATGGGGCTGTGAATCAGGGCTCTCGGTCCTGGGAGGCCGGCAACGGTGCTCAGTATTCACTGTCCCCATCGTACATGCCCTACCACGTGCCACCCTACCTGCAACCGCCCAACAAACCCTTCATCTCACAAGGTACGTCGAAAGAGACAGGCGGGAGATGCAAGC GTTCGGTGGTGGCGAATCAACATTATCCACTTATTCAACACAATCGGCACGGCAATATGAACTACAttcaacagaagaaataa
- the tut4 gene encoding terminal uridylyltransferase 4 isoform X2, with amino-acid sequence MEDPKSPVKVVKPSRSNRGSGSSSKPQKDNTKSPRQSKDAVLRVKEEFQGGHSGGRANTGSTQEQGRGKARRLTGRTNSGERGKGKTQQSDARQQTPESKIPGRNSGPSKDVGATPLPSTPEEHSTQKNIVMARDKMPGVEAGRQRGGSVAEVTEVGDLTSDQQLGLKQAEDRLQRDYIHRLLKQSPEYPNFQYLCKLCSVHVENIQGAYKHIKEKRHRKNIMEKQEENELRALPPPSPAQMKALDSVVLEVAKVHGISEEDFQQRHAVALRMEDIICKPLTTCSLRLYGSCLTRFAFKTSDINIDVSYPSTMTQPDVLIQVLEILKNSEEFTEVESDFHAKVPVVFCRDVTSGLMCKVSAGNDVACLTTNHLAALATLEPRLVPLALAFRYWANLCHIDCQTEGGIPSYSLSLMVIFFLQQRENPILPVYLGSWIEGFDVKRVDEYHLTGMESTLFVGWEHRPAPPSEGRGENRGKSGPKSSAVKTEKKGDRATGKARLTLEEVESVSLGQLWLELLRFYTLEFALEEHIISIRLKELLPRELKNWPRRRLAIEDPFALKRNVARSLNSQMVFEYIQERFRTAYKYFACPQSRNGPNGSRGYLRKKSRRRARARRHARDGTSRDLKNAGEAEDEESSDDEEEDEDETLRAGFRKLLASAVQTDAGLPDEAASRELSSTIMSSSAQNGLMMMDSDEEEEEEKEQQLQVESVAPEDMHYIFDRMIFTGGKPPTVVCSICKRDGHLKDECPEDFKKIELKPLPPMSERFRDILDGLCLLCYRELSPSIGEQQKREQILASLERFIRKEYNDKAQLCLFGSSKNGFGFRDSDLDICMTLEGHDTAEKLNGKEIIEGLAKILKKHTGLRNILPITTAKVPIVKFEHRQSGLEGDISLYNTLAQHNTRMLATYAAIDPRVQFLGYTMKVFAKRCDIGDASRGSLSSYAYILMVLYYLQQRQPPVIPVLQEIFDGNSAPERMVDGWNAYFFDDLVEMRRRLPELHQNKESVGELWLGLLRFYTEEFDFKENVISIRQHKRLTTFEKQWTSKCIAIEDPFDLNHNLGAGVSRKMTNFIMKAFINGRKLFGTPFYPHPGTEVDYFFDSQVLTDGELAPNDRCCRICGKIGHYMKDCPKRRRMKKKENERDEDAREEDREPRERRCFQCGDMGHVRRDCPDYKHLRQRAAVPHMVQTMASSQSIPIPQGAPGQDRVGRNRQPSECSDTRQTPPYSPQPSPYSQGSVSPQNSKNSPSSSTSAGHPKPSQSKKVQPHVFSFAHPHPDQFRPGLSALGLLPSHPSQPPLIPGPWPVHGPIIQGSGASSSKPVQHASSPGMKFAVRGGGGTGGGNLNDPSIIFAQPSAGRVTGGVGGPGRDRGHHWQNHHLNPGPLVGNGTVGNKTDPNFSSQYGAVNQGSRSWEAGNGAQYSLSPSYMPYHVPPYLQPPNKPFISQGSVVANQHYPLIQHNRHGNMNYIQQKK; translated from the exons ATGGAGGACCCCAAGAGCCCCGTGAAGGTGGTCAAACCATCCCGTTCAAACCGGGGCAGTGGTTCTTCCTCCAAACCACAGAAGGACAATACAAAATCCCCCCGCCAAAGTAAAGATGCTGTCCTCCGAGTGAAAGAGGAGTTTCAGGGCGGCCATAGCGGTGGCAGGGCCAACACTGGCAGCACTCAGGAACAGGGGAGGGGCAAAGCCCGCAGGCTCACGGGCAGAACCAATTCTGGGGAGAGGGGGAAGGGGAAGACCCAGCAGAGCGATGCCCGTCAGCAAACCCCGGAGAGCAAAATTCCAGGCCGAAACAGTGGACCGAGTAAAGACGTAGGAGCAACACCACTGCCCAGCACACCGGAGGAGCACTCAACGCAGAAGAACATCGTCATGGCTAGAGACAAGATGCCTG GTGTGGAGGCAGGTAGACAAAGGGGCGGGTCTGTAGCAGAGGTCACAGAGGTGGGAGATCTGACCTCTGACCAGCAGCTGGGACTCAAACAGGCTGAGGACAGACTTCAGAGAGACTACATTCACCGACTGCTCAAG CAATCTCCAGAGTACCCAAATTTCCAGTATCTATGCAAACTGTGTTCAGTCCACGTGGAGAACATCCAGGGTGCATACAAGCATATTAAAGAGAAACGACACAGGAAGAACATTATG GAGAAACAGGAGGAGAATGAGTTACGGGCGCTTCCTCCTCCCTCTCCCGCCCAGATGAAGGCGCTAGACTCCGTCGTGCTGGAGGTGGCAAAGGTGCACGGCATCTCAGAGGAAGACTTCCAGCAGAGGCATGCCGTGGCGCTCCGCATGGAGGACATTATATGTAAACCACTCACCA CGTGTTCTCTTCGCCTGTACGGCTCCTGCCTCACGCGCTTCGCCTTCAAAACCAGTGACATCAACATCGATGTGTCTTATCCCTCCACT ATGACTCAGCCTGATGTGTTGATCCAGGTGCTGGAGATCTTAAAGAACAGCG AGGAGTTTACAGAGGTGGAGTCTGATTTTCATGCCAAAGTCCCTGTCGTCTTCTGCAGAGATGTGACGAG TGGGTTAATGTGCAAAGTGAGCGCAGGCAATGATGTCGCATGCCTTACCACCAATCATCTCGCAGCATTGGCTACACTGGAGCCGAGACTGGTGCCTCTAGCGCTGGCGTTCCGTTACTGGGCCAAC ctGTGTCACATTGACTGTCAGACGGAAGGTGGAATACCATCATACTCCCTGTCTCTGATGGTCATCTTCTTCCTGCAGCAGAGAGAAAATCCCATCCTGCCTGTTTATCTGGGGTCTTGG ATCGAGGGCTTCGATGTAAAGCGTGTGGATGAATATCACCTGACAGGGATGGAATCGACTCTGTTTGTGGGATGGGAACACAGACCCGCTCCTCCATCTGAGGGCCGCGGGGAGAACAGAGGCAAATCGGGTCCCAAGAGCTCCGCGGTTAAGACCGAAAAGAAGGGAGACCGCGCGACGGGCAAG GCTCGTCTGACACTGGAAGAAGTCGAAAGTGTGTCTTTGGGTCAGCTGTGGTTGGAGCTCCTGCGTTTCTACACGTTGGAGTTTGCGCTGGAAGAACACATCATCAGCATCCGTCTGAAAGAGCTGTTGCCACGGGAACTGAAGAACTGGCCACGCCGCAGGCTCGCCATCGAGG ACCCGTTTGCGTTGAAGAGGAACGTGGCTCGTAGTCTGAACAGTCAGATGGTGTTCGAGTATATACAGGAGCGTTTCCGCACAGCGTACAAGTACTTCGCCTGCCCTCAGAGCCGGAACGGTCCGAACGGCAGCCGCGGCTACCTGAGGAAAAAATCCAGACGCAGAGCCAGGGCTCGTCGGCACGCTCGCGACGGCACCAGCCGGGATCTAAAGAATGCTGGAGAAGCGGAGGATGAGGAAAGCAgtgatgatgaggaggaggatgaagatGAGACTCTAAGGGCAGGTTTTAGGAAGCTGCTGGCGAGTGCTGTTCAGACGGACGCTGGGCTGCCAGATGAAGCGGCTTCTCGAGAGCTCTCGTCCACTATCATGTCCTCTTCGGCACAGAACGGCCTGATGATGATGGACAgtgatgaggaggaggaggaggagaaagaGCAACAGCTGCAGGTTGAGAGTGTTGCTCCGGAGGACATGCATTACATCTTTGACAGGATGATCTTCACCGGGGGGAAG CCTCCGACAGTCGTGTGCAGCATCTGCAAGAGAGACGGCCACCTGAAGGACGAGTGTCCTGAAGACTTCAAGAAGATCGAGCTGAAGCCCCTGCCGCCCATGAGCGAGCGTTTCAGAGACATCCTGGACGGCCTCTGTCTGCTCTGTTACC GTGAGCTGTCACCGTCTATCGGGGAGCAGCAGAAAAGAGAACAGATCCTGGCCAGTCTGGAGCGCTTCATTAGAAAAGAGTACAACG ATAAGGCCCAGCTCTGTCTGTTCGGCTCTTCGAAGAATGGCTTCGGCTTCCGCGACAGTGATCTGGATATCTGTATGACGCTGGAGGGTCATGACACAGCAGAG aaactgaacGGTAAGGAGATCATCGAAGGTTTGGCGAAGATTTTGAAGAAGCACACAG GTCTGAGGAACATCTTGCCCATCACAACTGCTAAAGTGCCTATAGTGAAGTTTGAGCACCGGCAGAGCGGACTGGAGGGGGACATCAGCCTCTACAACACACTG GCCCAACACAACACACGGATGCTGGCCACATATGCGGCTATAGACCCTCGTGTGCAGTTTCTGGGTTACACTATGAAAGTATTTGCAAAG CGCTGTGACATCGGCGACGCCTCCAGAGGAAGTCTCTCGTCCTACGCTTACATCCTCATGGTGCTTTACTACCTCCAGCAGAGGCAGCCGCCGGTCATACCCGTGCTACAGGAG ATCTTTGACGGGAACTCTGCACCTGAGAGGATGGTCGACGGCTGGAACGCCTACTTCTTCGATGACCTCGTTGAGATG CGACGGCGTCTCCCGGAGCTTCATCAGAACAAGGAGTCGGTTGGAGAGCTTTGGCTCGGCCTGCTGCGTTTCTACACGGAAGAGTTTGATTTTAAAGAGAACGTCATCTCCATCCGCCAACACAAGCGCCTCACCACCTTCGAGAAGCAGTGGACGTCCAAATGCATCGCAATCGAAG ATCCCTTTGACTTGAACCACAACCTTGGTGCAGGCGTCTCTCGCAAAA TGACCAACTTCATCATGAAAGCCTTTATCAATGGCAGAAAGCTCTTCGGCACCCCGTTTTACCCTCATCCCGGAACAGAAGTT gATTACTTCTTCGACTCTCAGGTGTTGACAGATGGTGAGTTGGCGCCGAATGACCGCTGCTGTCGGATCTGCGGAAAGATCGGTCACTATATGAAAGATTGCCCGAAAAGGCGCAG AATGAAGAAAAAGGAGAATGAAAGAGATGAGGATGCGCGTGAGGAGGACAGGGAACCCAGAGAGAGACGCTGTTTTCAGTGTGGTGACATGGGTCACGTGAGGAGAGACTGTCCGGATTATAAACACCTGCGTCAGAGGGCGGCAG TACCTCATATGGTTCAGACAATGGCGTCTTCTCAGTCCATCCCCATCCCTCAAGGTGCACCAGGCCAGGATCGAGTCGGTCGGAACAGACAGCCCTCTGAATGT TCTGATACACGTCAGACTCCTCCATACTCCCCCCAACCCTCTCCGTACAGCCAAGGGTCCGTCTCGCCCCAGAACAGCAAGAACTCCCCGTCCTCTTCTACCTCCGCTGGACACCCCAAACCATCCCAATCGAAGAAGGTCCAACCTCACGTATTCAGCTTTGCGCACCCTCACCCGGACCAGTTCCGCCCCGGACTATCTGCACTGGGTCTGCTGCCCTCCCACCCCTCACAGCCACCCCTGATCCCAGGTCCCTGGCCCGTCCACGGTCCTATCATTCAGGGCTCAGGGGCGTCGTCCTCCAAACCTGTCCAGCACGCTTCCTCGCCCGGCATGAAGTTTGCCGTGCGGGGTGGGGGTGGGACCGGAGGTGGGAACCTAAACGACCCCAGCATCATTTTTGCCCAGCCCTCGGCGGGACGGGTGACTGGGGGGGTTGGCGGTCCGGGAAGAGATAGGGGTCACCACTGGCAAAATCACCATCTCAATCCAGGGCCACTAGTGGGAAATGGCACAGTGGGAAATAAGACAG ATCCTAATTTCTCATCTCAATATGGGGCTGTGAATCAGGGCTCTCGGTCCTGGGAGGCCGGCAACGGTGCTCAGTATTCACTGTCCCCATCGTACATGCCCTACCACGTGCCACCCTACCTGCAACCGCCCAACAAACCCTTCATCTCACAAG GTTCGGTGGTGGCGAATCAACATTATCCACTTATTCAACACAATCGGCACGGCAATATGAACTACAttcaacagaagaaataa